The following coding sequences are from one Eucalyptus grandis isolate ANBG69807.140 chromosome 11, ASM1654582v1, whole genome shotgun sequence window:
- the LOC104426427 gene encoding putative receptor protein kinase ZmPK1, protein MKSTAMTFSSFSLFPLILFSTCFPFASSDVLLRGSSLSVEEHDSDTLTSPDKTFTCGFYGLGGNAYWFSIWFTNSSDRTVVWTANRDNPVNGRGSKISLRSTGALVLTDVDGSVVWETKTTSTNASSLKLFDTGNLVLRSPDWKILWQSFDYPTDTLLPNQNLTKSKKLVSSRKGGAFYSGYFNLYFDNDNVLRLMYDGPHISSLYWPNPAFNVYRNGRTNYNSSRIAVLDETGHFKSSDRFQFDASDRGLGIKRRLTMDQDGNLRLYSLDKQSGSWVVTWQALPGLCNVHGICGMNGICVYTPEPKCTCPPGYEMSEPTDWNEGCKPRFNFTCSKSQDVKFLALPNTDYYGFDAIYNNSASFNFCRQACLDDCSCLGFSYRESQRWCFGKNLLFSGYKTPSFPGTLHLKLPISMVASLEQIHNGSNPNCSAAGDHSAEGSLTMYDTTGKRVRWTYLYWFLSAIGAAEILIFFSGWWILFRNCNAQSIVGDGYHAIMSQFRRFSYGELKSVTQNFKGEIGRGASGSVYKGVLADERVVAVKRLGDVYPEEEVFWAEVNTIGRINHMNLVRMWGFCCEGKHKLLVYEYVENMSLDKHLFSGNIVEWRDRFRIALGMARGLAYLHHECLEWVIHCDVKPENILLDKTFEPKIADFGLAKLLQRDTVNSQFSRVRGTKGYMAPEWALNLPITTKVDVYSYGVMVLEIVRGVRLSNLVVKKGKTKEWETELMVFNREMKRRILFGEDLGIEYLVDKRLKGQYSRKQARKLVEIGVSCAAEDRNKRPTMASVVNQLLELDDEPNLPKSDHQD, encoded by the coding sequence ATGAAATCCACAGCCATGACATTTTCTagcttttctctcttcccaCTCATTCTATTTTCCACATGCTTTCCCTTTGCAAGCTCAGACGTTTTGCTTAGAGGCTCTTCTCTGTCAGTTGAAGAACATGACTCCGACACACTAACATCCCCAGATAAGACCTTCACATGCGGCTTCTATGGTCTTGGAGGCAATGCTTACTGGTTCTCAATCTGGTTCACCAACTCCTCGGACAGGACAGTCGTTTGGACGGCCAACCGGGACAATCCCGTTAATGGCCGAGGCTCCAAGATCAGTCTCCGGAGCACCGGTGCGTTGGTCCTGACTGACGTGGATGGTTCCGTGGTTTGGGAGACCAAAACGACTTCCACCAATGCCAGTTCGCTCAAGCTCTTCGATACAGGCAACCTTGTGCTGAGAAGTCCCGACTGGAAAATTCTATGGCAAAGCTTTGATTATCCAACCGATACTCTGCTGCCAAACCAGAACCTCACTAAGAGCAAGAAATTGGTGTCATCTCGGAAAGGAGGAGCCTTTTACTCTGGCTACTTCAACCTATACTTCGACAATGACAATGTGCTGAGGTTGATGTATGACGGACCACACATATCCAGCCTCTATTGGCCTAACCCGGCCTTCAACGTGTACCGGAATGGGAGAACGAATTACAACAGTAGCCGGATCGCAGTCCTTGATGAGACGGGCCATTTTAAATCGAGCGACCGGTTTCAATTCGATGCTTCCGACCGTGGCCTTGGGATCAAAAGGCGGCTGACGATGGACCAGGATGGGAACCTGAGGCTCTACAGCTTGGACAAGCAGTCCGGATCTTGGGTGGTGACATGGCAGGCGCTTCCGGGATTGTGCAACGTGCACGGGATATGTGGGATGAACGGGATTTGTGTGTATACACCTGAGCCCAAGTGCACATGCCCTCCTGGTTATGAGATGAGCGAGCCTACAGATTGGAACGAAGGTTGCAAGCCCAGGTTCAATTTCACTTGCTCCAAGTCTCAGGACGTGAAGTTCTTGGCGCTTCCCAACACGGACTATTATGGGTTCGATGCCATCTACAACAACAGCGCCTCGTTCAATTTCTGCAGGCAGGCCTGTTTGGATGACTGCAGCTGCTTGGGGTTCAGCTACCGGGAATCGCAAAGATGGTGTTTCGGGAAGAACTTGCTCTTCAGCGGCTACAAGACCCCGTCTTTTCCTGGAACTTTACATCTGAAACTGCCCATCTCCATGGTGGCATCCTTGGAGCAGATTCACAACGGCAGCAATCCCAATTGCTCCGCAGCTGGAGACCATTCAGCGGAAGGTTCATTGACCATGTATGACACTACAGGCAAGAGGGTGAGATGGACCTACCTCTACTGGTTCTTGTCCGCAATTGGGGCGGCCGAGATCCTTATCTTTTTCTCGGGTTGGTGGATTCTCTTCAGAAACTGTAATGCGCAAAGCATAGTGGGAGACGGGTACCACGCGATAATGAGCCAGTTCAGGAGGTTCAGCTATGGGGAACTCAAAAGCGTGACCCAGAACTTCAAGGGAGAGATAGGGAGAGGAGCGTCAGGATCAGTCTACAAGGGCGTTTTAGCGGATGAAAGGGTCGTGGCCGTAAAAAGACTCGGAGATGTGTACCCTGAGGAGGAGGTCTTCTGGGCTGAAGTTAATACAATTGGGAGGATAAATCACATGAACCTGGTGAGGATGTGGGGCTTCTGTTGTGAAGGCAAGCACAAGCTCCTGGTCTATGAGTATGTGGAGAATATGTCCCTGGACAAGCACTTGTTCTCTGGGAACATCGTCGAGTGGAGGGATCGGTTCAGGATTGCGCTAGGCATGGCCAGAGGCCTGGCCTACCTGCACCACGAGTGCCTCGAGTGGGTCATCCACTGCGATGTGAAACCCGAGAATATTCTATTGGATAAGACATTTGAGCCCAAGATCGCGGACTTTGGGCTGGCGAAACTGCTCCAGAGGGACACCGTGAATTCACAATTCTCGCGCGTAAGGGGCACGAAGGGCTACATGGCACCTGAGTGGGCCCTGAATCTCCCCATCACGACGAAGGTCGACGTATACAGTTATGGTGTGATGGTCCTGGAGATAGTGAGGGGGGTTCGGCTCTCGAATTTGGTCGTGAAGAAAGGAAAGACTAAGGAGTGGGAAACCGAGCTGATGGTCTTCAACCgggagatgaagaggaggattCTATTTGGGGAGGATTTGGGGATAGAGTATTTGGTGGACAAGAGATTGAAAGGGCAATATAGCAGGAAACAGGCAAGAAAGCTTGTTGAGATTGGTGTGTCATGTGCGGCAGAGGACAGGAACAAGAGACCCACCATGGCCTCAGTAGTGAATCAGCTGCTAGAACTTGATGATGAACCTAACTTGCCTAAGTCAGATCATCAAGATTAA
- the LOC104426426 gene encoding putative receptor protein kinase ZmPK1 has translation MKPKAITFSSFSLLPLIIFSTCFSFASSDVLRRGSSLSVEEHDSNTLISPDKTFTCGFYGLGGNAYWFSIWFSNTSNRTVVWTANRDNPVNGRGSKISLRSTGALVLTDVDGSVVWETNTTSTNASSLELLNTGNLVLKSPDPKILWQSFDYPTDTLLPNQILTKSKKLVSSRKGGAFYSGYFNLYFDNDNVLRLMYDGPDISSLYWPNPAVDVFQNERTNYNSSRIAVLDETGHFQSSDRFHFDASDRGLGIKRRLTMDHDGNLRLYSLKKQSGSWVVTWQAFPGLCNVHGICGRNGICVYTPEPKCTCPPGYEMSEPTDWNKGCKPRFNFTCSKSQDVKFLALPNTDYYGFDAIYNNNASFNFCRQACLDDCSCLGFSYRELERSCFGKSLLFSGYKAPSFPGTLHLKLPISTEASLEPIHNGSDPDCSAARDRSMGGSSTMYDTIGKRVRWTYLYWFASAIGAVEVLIFFSGWWILFRKHEVQSTLEDGYRAITSQFRRFSYEELKSATQNFKGEIGRGASGSVYKGVLPDERVVAVKRLGDLYHEEIFWAEVSTIGKINHMNLVRMWGFCCEGKHRLLVYEYVENQSLDKHLFSGNIIGWRDRFRIALGTARGLAYLHHECLEWVIHCDVKPENILLDKTFEPKIGDFGLAKLLRRDSMNSQFSRMRGTKGYMAPEWALNLPITAKVDVYSYGVMVLEIVRGVRLSNWVVKKTKDEEQETELTIFIREMKRRIQRGEDLGMEDLVDKRLKGKYSRKQARMLAEIGVSCVGEDRNKRPTMESLVNQLLELDDEPNLPESDHED, from the coding sequence ATGAAACCCAAAGCCATCACGTTTTCAAGCTTTTCTCTCCTCCCACTCATTATCTTTTCCACATGTTTTTCCTTCGCAAGCTCAGATGTTTTGCGTAGAGGCTCTTCTCTGTCAGTTGAAGAACATGACTCCAACACACTAATATCCCCAGATAAGACCTTCACATGCGGCTTCTATGGTCTTGGAGGCAATGCTTACTGGTTCTCGATCTGGTTCTCCAACACCTCGAACAGGACAGTCGTTTGGACGGCCAACCGGGACAATCCCGTTAATGGCCGAGGCTCCAAGATCAGTCTCCGGAGCACCGGTGCGTTAGTCCTGACTGACGTGGATGGTTCCGTGGTTTGGGAGACCAACACGACTTCCACCAATGCCAGTTCGCTCGAGCTCTTGAATACAGGCAACCTTGTGCTGAAAAGTCCCGACCCGAAAATTCTATGGCAAAGCTTTGATTATCCAACCGATACTCTGCTGCCAAACCAGATCCTCACTAAGAGCAAGAAATTGGTGTCATCTCGGAAAGGAGGAGCCTTTTACTCTGGCTACTTCAACCTATACTTCGACAATGACAATGTGCTGAGGTTGATGTATGACGGACCAGACATATCCAGCCTCTATTGGCCTAACCCGGCCGTCGACGTGTTCCAGAATGAGAGAACGAATTACAACAGTAGCCGGATCGCAGTCCTTGATGAGACGGGCCATTTTCAATCGAGCGACCGGTTTCACTTCGATGCTTCCGACCGTGGCCTTGGGATCAAAAGGCGGCTGACGATGGACCATGACGGGAACCTGAGGCTCTACAGCTTAAAAAAGCAGTCCGGGTCGTGGGTGGTGACATGGCAGGCGTTTCCGGGATTGTGCAATGTGCACGGGATATGTGGGAGGAACGGGATTTGTGTGTACACACCCGAGCCCAAGTGCACATGCCCTCCTGGTTATGAGATGAGCGAGCCTACTGATTGGAACAAAGGTTGCAAGCCCAGGTTCAATTTCACTTGCTCCAAGTCTCAGGACGTGAAGTTCTTGGCGCTTCCCAACACGGACTATTATGGGTTCGATGCCATCTACAACAACAATGCCTCGTTCAATTTCTGCAGGCAGGCCTGTTTGGATGACTGCAGCTGCTTGGGGTTCAGCTACCGGGAATTGGAAAGATCTTGTTTCGGGAAGAGCTTGCTCTTCAGCGGCTACAAGGCCCCGTCTTTTCCCGGAACTTTACATCTGAAGCTGCCCATCTCCACGGAGGCATCCTTGGAGCCGATTCACAACGGCAGCGATCCTGATTGCTCTGCGGCCAGAGACCGATCAATGGGAGGTTCATCGACCATGTATGACACTATAGGCAAGAGGGTGAGATGGACGTACCTCTACTGGTTCGCGTCTGCGATTGGGGCAGTCGAGGTCCTTATCTTTTTCTCCGGCTGGTGGATTCTTTTCAGAAAGCATGAAGTGCAGAGCACATTGGAAGACGGATACCGTGCAATAACGAGCCAGTTCAGGAGGTTCAGCTATGAGGAACTCAAGAGCGCGACCCAGAACTTCAAGGGAGAGATAGGGAGAGGAGCGTCAGGATCAGTATACAAGGGCGTTTTACCGGACGAAAGGGTCGTGGCCGTGAAGAGACTCGGAGATTTGTACCATGAGGAGATCTTCTGGGCTGAAGTCAGTACAATTGGCAAGATAAATCACATGAACCTGGTGAGGATGTGGGGCTTCTGTTGTGAGGGCAAGCACAGGCTCTTGGTCTATGAGTATGTGGAGAATCAGTCCCTGGACAAGCACTTGTTCTCGGGGAACATCATTGGGTGGAGGGATCGGTTCAGGATCGCACTAGGCACGGCCAGAGGCCTGGCCTACCTGCACCACGAGTGCCTCGAGTGGGTTATCCACTGCGATGTGAAGCCCGAGAATATCCTCTTGGATAAGACATTTGAGCCTAAGATCGGGGACTTTGGGCTGGCGAAACTGTTACGGAGGGACAGCATGAATTCTCAGTTCTCGCGCATGAGGGGCACGAAGGGCTACATGGCGCCTGAGTGGGCCCTGAACCTCCCGATCACGGCGAAGGTCGATGTATACAGTTATGGTGTGATGGTCCTGGAGATAGTGAGGGGGGTTCGGCTCTCAAATTGGGTCGTGAAGAAAACAAAGGATGAGGAGCAGGAAACCGAGTTAACGATCTTCATTCgggagatgaagaggaggattCAACGTGGAGAGGATTTAGGGATGGAGGATTTGGTGGACAAGAGATTGAAAGGGAAATATAGCAGGAAGCAGGCAAGAATGCTTGCTGAGATTGGTGTGTCGTGTGTGGGGGAGGACAGGAACAAGAGACCCACCATGGAATCATTAGTGAATCAGCTGCTAGAACTTGATGATGAACCTAACTTGCCTGAGTCAGATCATGAAGATTAA
- the LOC104427864 gene encoding LOW QUALITY PROTEIN: putative receptor protein kinase ZmPK1 (The sequence of the model RefSeq protein was modified relative to this genomic sequence to represent the inferred CDS: deleted 2 bases in 1 codon), with protein sequence MHIVHDAKCKADKTFTCGFYGLGDNAYWFSIWFANSSDRTVVWTANRDKPVNGRGSKVTLRGTGALAVTDADGSVVWEAHATSTDACSLELLNSGNLVLRGPHRRKLWQSFDHPTDTLLPTQLLNKSKKLVSYLKGGEFHSGYFNLYFDHDNVLRLMYDGPDISSLYWPNPHFNVSTNGRTNDNSSRVAVLDETGHFQSSDRFQFNASDRGLRIKRRLTLDHDGNLRLYSLDDQSGLWIVTWQALPAQCIVHGICGRNGICVHTPEPRCTCPPGYEMQEPSDWHKGCKPKFNFTCSKPRDVEFLALPNTDYYGFNAVKNNNASFNFCRQTCLDSCSCLGFIYLESQRWCWTKNSLFNGYQVPSFPGTLHLKLPISIVASLEPIHNGSAPECSAARDQLLVDTSTLYGTIGKRVRWAYLYGFASAFGAVEILIFFSGWWILFRKRDVHCIVEDGYAAITSQFRRFNYDELKRATRNFKVEIGRGASGLVYKGVLADRRVVAVKRLGDVYHEEEVFWAEVRTIGKINHMNLMRTWGFCCEGKHKLLVYEYVENRSLDKHLFCGDVIEWRERFRIALGTAKGLAYLHHECLEWVIHCDVKPENILLDKTFEPKIADFGLAKLLQRDGANTQFSCVRGTKGYLAPEWALNLPITVKVDVYSYGVTVLEIARGIRLSNWVMEKAGNEEQEAELTVFIREMKRRYQCGEDWIEDLVDERLKGQYSRKQAGVLLEIGVTCLEEDRNKRPTMDSIVNQLLEVDDEP encoded by the exons ATGCACATTGTACATGATGCAAAGTGCAAGGCAG ATAAGACCTTCACATGCGGCTTCTACGGCCTTGGAGACAATGCTTACTGGTTCTCAATCTGGTTCGCCAACTCCTCGGACAGGACCGTCGTTTGGACGGCCAACCGGGACAAGCCCGTGAATGGCCGAGGCTCTAAGGTCACGCTCAGGGGCACCGGTGCATTGGCCGTGACTGACGCAGATGGTTCCGTCGTCTGGGAGGCCCACGCGACTTCCACCGATGCCTGTTCGCTAGAGCTCTTGAATTCAGGCAATCTTGTGCTGAGAGGTCCTCATAGGAGAAAACTATGGCAAAGCTTTGATCATCCGACTGATACTCTGCTGCCAACCCAGCTCCTCAATAAGAGCAAGAAATTGGTGTCATATCTAAAAGGAGGAGAATTTCACTCTGGCTACTTCAACCTGTACTTCGACCATGACAACGTGCTGAGGTTGATGTACGATGGACCGGACATATCTAGCCTCTATTGGCCTAACCCGCACTTCAACGTGTCCACAAACGGGAGAACGAATGACAACAGTAGCCGAGTTGCGGTCCTAGACGAGACTGGCCATTTTCAATCAAGTGACCGGTTTCAATTCAACGCTTCCGACCGAGGCCTGAGGATCAAACGGCGGCTGACACTAGACCACGACGGGAACCTGAGGCTGTACAGCTTGGACGACCAGTCAGGGTTGTGGATAGTGACGTGGCAGGCGCTTCCGGCACAGTGCATTGTGCATGGCATATGTGGGAGGAATGGGATTTGTGTACACACACCCGAGCCCAGATGCACATGCCCTCCTGGTTACGAGATGCAAGAGCCTAGTGACTGGCACAAAGGTTGcaagcccaaattcaatttcacttGCTCCAAGCCTCGGGATGTGGAATTCTTGGCGCTTCCCAACACGGACTACTATGGGTTCAACGCGGTCAAAAACAATAACGCGTCATTCAATTTCTGCAGGCAGACCTGTTTGGATAGCTGCAGCTGCTTGGGCTTCATCTACTTGGAATCGCAAAGATGGTGTTGGACAAAGAACTCGCTGTTTAACGGCTATCAGGTCCCGTCTTTTCCCGGAACTTTACATCTGAAATTGCCCATCTCCATAGTGGCATCCTTGGAGCCAATTCACAACGGCAGCGCTCCCGAGTGCTCCGCAGCCAGAGACCAATTATTGGTAGACACATCTACGTTGTATGGCACTATAGGCAAGAGGGTGAGATGGGCCTACCTCTATGGGTTCGCATCCGCTTTTGGGGCGGTCGAGATCCTCATCTTTTTCTCGGGCTGGTGGATTCTCTTCAGGAAGCGTGATGTGCATTGCATAGTGGAAGACGGGTACGCCGCAATAACAAGCCAGTTCAGGAGGTTCAACTATGACGAGCTCAAGAGAGCGACCCGGAACTTCAAGGTAGAGATAGGGAGGGGAGCGTCAGGACTGGTTTACAAGGGCGTCTTAGCGGACCGAAGGGTCGTGGCAGTGAAGAGACTCGGAGATGTGTACCATGAGGAGGAGGTCTTCTGGGCTGAAGTCAGAACAATTGGGAAGATCAATCACATGAACCTGATGAGGACGTGGGGCTTCTGTTGTGAGGGAAAGCACAAGCTCTTGGTCTATGAGTATGTGGAGAATCGGTCCCTGGACAAGCACTTGTTCTGCGGGGACGTCATTGAGTGGAGGGAACGGTTCAGGATCGCGCTCGGCACGGCCAAAGGCCTAGCCTACCTGCACCACGAGTGCCTCGAGTGGGTCATCCACTGCGACGTGAAGCCCGAGAACATCCTCTTGGATAAGACATTCGAGCCCAAGATCGCGGACTTTGGGCTGGCAAAACTGCTCCAGAGGGACGGCGCGAATACGCAGTTCTCTTGCGTAAGGGGCACGAAGGGCTACCTGGCGCCCGAGTGGGCCCTGAACCTCCCAATCACGGTGAAGGTCGACGTGTACAGTTACGGGGTAACGGTCCTGGAGATAGCGAGGGGGATTCGGCTCTCGAATTGGGTCATGGAGAAAGCGGGGAATGAGGAGCAGGAGGCCGAACTGACGGTCTTCATCCGGGAGATGAAGAGGAGGTACCAATGTGGAGAGGATTGG ATAGAGGATTTGGTGGACGAGAGATTGAAAGGGCAATACAGCCGGAAGCAGGCAGGAGTGCTTCTTGAGATTGGCGTGACATGTCTGGAGGAGGACAGGAACAAGAGGCCAACCATGGATTCAATAGTAAATCAACTGCTAGAAGTTGATGATGAACCTTAA